From a single Micromonospora pallida genomic region:
- a CDS encoding alpha/beta fold hydrolase, with the protein MALDVRADDDCHLWTEQAGAGPPLVLCHGGPGLWDYLDPVARLLEPHARTIRWDQRGCGRSQRRGPYRVARFVADHGTALRHAEDMATPWLGINHDCNRAINAEVKQELATTEMAGQCRALDLPVLIVDGTEDIRPRWAVDSLHEALTNSQRVSLAGAGHSPWVESPDDFRRAVTTFLTQHATDVAR; encoded by the coding sequence GTGGCTCTGGACGTGCGCGCCGACGACGACTGCCACCTGTGGACTGAACAGGCCGGCGCCGGGCCGCCGTTGGTGCTCTGCCACGGCGGTCCGGGCCTGTGGGACTACCTCGACCCGGTCGCCCGGCTGCTCGAACCGCATGCCCGCACCATCCGGTGGGACCAGCGCGGCTGCGGACGATCGCAGCGGCGCGGACCGTACCGCGTCGCCCGCTTCGTCGCCGACCACGGGACCGCCCTGCGGCACGCCGAAGACATGGCCACCCCGTGGCTGGGCATCAACCACGACTGCAACCGGGCCATCAACGCCGAGGTCAAGCAGGAGCTCGCCACCACCGAGATGGCCGGGCAGTGCCGAGCGCTCGACCTGCCCGTGCTGATCGTCGACGGCACCGAGGACATCCGCCCCCGCTGGGCCGTCGACTCGCTGCACGAGGCGCTGACCAACAGCCAGCGGGTGAGCCTCGCCGGGGCCGGTCACTCGCCGTGGGTCGAGAGCCCGGACGACTTCCGTCGGGCGGTGACCACCTTCCTGACGCAACACGCCACCGACGTCGCCCGGTAG
- a CDS encoding response regulator transcription factor: MRVVIVEDQGFYLDLLADALHGRGIDVVGRARTEAEALAVIDETAPDIAVVDIRLSPARDDDGLRVAEHVRQRYPEIALLVLSAYLEPAYAQRLLTIEPIPRAVGYLGKERLGNLDELVHAFTAVDRGEVVLDPSIIGRLMARPRAANPLDSLTPHERRVLSLVAEGRSNRRIAQELNTKISTVERQFTVIAAKLGLTNATDLDRSSVNLRVLATLTYLRGTGRR, translated from the coding sequence ATGAGAGTCGTCATCGTCGAGGACCAGGGGTTCTACCTCGACCTGCTCGCCGACGCGCTCCACGGTCGCGGGATCGACGTCGTGGGACGGGCCCGCACCGAGGCCGAGGCGCTCGCCGTCATCGACGAAACCGCACCGGACATCGCGGTGGTGGACATCCGGCTGTCGCCGGCCCGCGACGACGACGGCCTACGCGTCGCCGAGCACGTCCGCCAGCGGTACCCCGAGATCGCCCTCCTGGTGCTGTCGGCATACCTCGAACCGGCCTACGCCCAGCGGCTGTTGACCATCGAACCGATTCCCCGCGCCGTCGGCTACCTGGGCAAGGAGCGGCTCGGCAACCTCGACGAATTGGTCCACGCATTCACGGCCGTCGACCGTGGCGAGGTCGTCCTCGACCCGTCCATCATCGGCCGGCTGATGGCCCGGCCCCGGGCCGCGAATCCGCTGGACAGCCTGACCCCCCACGAGCGGCGCGTTCTCAGCCTGGTCGCGGAGGGCCGGTCCAACCGCCGGATCGCCCAGGAGCTCAACACCAAGATCAGTACGGTGGAGCGGCAGTTCACCGTCATCGCCGCGAAGCTCGGGCTGACCAACGCCACCGACCTCGATCGGAGCAGCGTCAACCTGCGGGTCCTGGCTACCCTGACGTACCTGCGTGGCACCGGCCGGCGATGA
- a CDS encoding AMP-binding protein codes for MHVLPAIEPVPFAADLAGHGDRPAVITADGPLSYRDLAGRVDELAARLGPHRRLVLLAGANRLDELVAYLAALAGGHPLLLAPGDNTAATDALIQSYDPDVVLRRDGGTMALDERRPGSRHELHPELALLLSTSGSTGSPKLVRLSRANLQANAEAIAGYLGIRDTDRAATTLPLHYCYGLSVVNSHLLRGAALLLTDLSVADNGFWELFRAARGTALAGVPYTFELLDRVGFAEMRLPHLRYVTQAGGRLDPERVTRYAALGRRRGWDLYVMYGQTEATARMAYLPPHLAATRPEAIGVPVPGGSFRLCPLPDRPEPDTGELVYTGPNVMLGYAEDPADLALGRTVDELRTGDVARHAPDGLWEIVGRVGGFAKIFGLRVDLARVEERLRAAGVSAYCAGTDRELVVGAEAPAEPDRVRRLAATAAGLPARAVRVRVLAELPRLGNGKPDRPALLALPAEPTATAGPDLCRLYERVLDVADVTPDDSFVSLGGDSLSYVEMSVRLEEALGRLPADWHTTPIRDLRRPAPDASRRRAAALETSVALRAVAIIAIVGSHIPLFTVKGGAHLLLAVAGFNFARFQLADAPRRDRLRAAGRGIGRVVLPAALWIAAAGAVTGDYTITNVLLLNSVLGPHDGATQWHFWFVEALVYVLLGTAALLTVPAVDRLERRLPFALPLALAALGLVTRYDLLGLAGRGHVPSAVVVFWLFALGWAAARASSTGRRLVVTAAALLTVPGFFGQPAREALIVAGFALLVWVPRLPSRRTVNRAAALLAGSSLYIYLTHWQVMPLVAPWSRWAALVASLAVGIGCAALARLTARRLPAGHRTRLSRTGNRLRQLVARVTVAGPATDRTTGPQPAVLMSGASRESCRNPTP; via the coding sequence ATGCACGTGCTCCCTGCGATCGAGCCGGTGCCGTTCGCCGCCGACCTGGCCGGCCACGGCGACCGTCCCGCCGTGATCACCGCGGACGGCCCGCTCAGCTACCGGGACCTGGCCGGCCGGGTCGACGAGCTGGCCGCCCGCCTCGGCCCGCACCGACGGCTGGTCCTGCTCGCCGGCGCCAACCGGCTCGACGAGCTGGTCGCGTACCTCGCCGCCCTCGCGGGCGGACACCCGCTGCTGCTGGCCCCCGGCGACAACACTGCGGCGACCGACGCGCTGATCCAGTCGTACGACCCGGACGTGGTGCTGCGCCGCGACGGCGGGACGATGGCGCTCGACGAGCGCCGGCCGGGCAGCCGGCACGAGCTGCATCCCGAACTGGCTCTGCTGCTGAGCACCTCCGGCTCGACCGGCTCCCCGAAACTCGTCCGGCTGTCCCGGGCGAACCTGCAGGCCAACGCCGAGGCCATCGCCGGCTACCTGGGCATCCGCGACACCGACCGGGCGGCCACCACGCTGCCGCTGCACTACTGCTACGGGCTGTCGGTGGTCAACAGCCACCTGCTGCGGGGAGCCGCGCTGCTGCTGACCGACCTGTCCGTCGCCGACAACGGGTTCTGGGAGCTGTTCCGGGCGGCCCGGGGCACCGCCCTGGCCGGCGTGCCGTACACGTTCGAGCTGCTGGACCGGGTGGGCTTCGCCGAGATGCGTCTACCCCACCTGCGCTACGTCACGCAGGCCGGCGGGCGGCTCGACCCCGAGCGGGTCACCCGGTACGCCGCCCTCGGCCGCCGGCGCGGCTGGGACCTGTACGTCATGTACGGCCAGACCGAAGCCACCGCCCGGATGGCGTACCTGCCGCCGCATCTGGCCGCCACCCGCCCCGAGGCGATCGGCGTTCCGGTGCCCGGCGGCTCGTTCCGGCTGTGCCCGCTGCCCGACCGGCCGGAGCCGGACACCGGGGAGCTGGTCTACACCGGACCGAACGTGATGCTCGGCTACGCGGAGGACCCCGCCGACCTGGCCCTCGGCCGCACCGTCGACGAGCTGCGCACCGGCGACGTGGCCCGCCACGCCCCCGACGGTCTGTGGGAGATCGTGGGACGCGTCGGCGGCTTCGCCAAGATCTTCGGACTGCGCGTCGACCTGGCGCGGGTCGAGGAGCGGCTACGCGCGGCCGGCGTGTCGGCGTACTGCGCGGGCACCGACCGGGAGCTGGTCGTGGGGGCCGAGGCCCCGGCCGAGCCGGACCGGGTCCGGCGGCTCGCCGCCACGGCGGCCGGGCTGCCAGCGCGGGCGGTACGGGTGCGCGTGCTGGCCGAGCTGCCCCGGCTCGGCAACGGCAAGCCCGACCGGCCCGCCCTGCTGGCGCTTCCCGCCGAACCGACCGCCACGGCCGGGCCGGACCTGTGCCGGCTGTACGAGCGGGTGCTCGACGTCGCCGACGTCACCCCGGACGACAGCTTCGTCTCCCTCGGCGGCGACTCCCTGTCGTACGTGGAGATGTCCGTGCGGCTGGAGGAGGCCCTGGGCAGGCTGCCCGCCGACTGGCACACCACCCCGATCCGGGACCTGCGCCGGCCCGCGCCGGACGCGTCGCGCCGCCGCGCCGCCGCCCTGGAGACGAGCGTCGCGCTACGGGCGGTGGCCATCATCGCGATCGTCGGCTCGCACATCCCGCTGTTCACCGTCAAGGGCGGCGCGCACCTGCTGCTCGCGGTCGCCGGGTTCAACTTCGCCCGGTTCCAGCTGGCCGACGCGCCCCGTCGGGACCGGCTACGCGCCGCCGGGCGCGGGATCGGCCGGGTGGTGCTGCCGGCAGCGCTCTGGATCGCTGCGGCCGGCGCGGTCACCGGCGACTACACGATCACCAACGTCCTGCTACTCAACAGCGTCCTCGGACCGCACGACGGGGCCACCCAGTGGCACTTCTGGTTCGTCGAGGCGCTGGTGTACGTCCTGCTCGGCACGGCCGCGCTGCTGACCGTACCCGCGGTGGACCGGCTGGAGCGACGCCTGCCGTTCGCGTTGCCGCTCGCCCTCGCCGCGCTCGGTCTGGTCACCCGGTACGACCTGCTGGGGCTGGCCGGGCGCGGCCACGTCCCGTCCGCCGTGGTGGTGTTCTGGCTGTTCGCCCTCGGCTGGGCCGCCGCCCGCGCCAGCAGCACCGGACGACGACTCGTGGTTACCGCCGCCGCCCTGCTCACGGTGCCCGGGTTCTTCGGGCAGCCGGCACGGGAGGCGCTGATCGTGGCCGGGTTCGCACTGCTGGTCTGGGTGCCGCGGCTGCCGAGCCGGCGGACCGTCAACCGGGCGGCGGCGCTGCTGGCCGGCAGTTCCCTGTACATCTACCTCACCCACTGGCAGGTGATGCCGCTGGTCGCCCCGTGGTCGCGGTGGGCGGCGCTGGTCGCGTCCCTGGCCGTCGGGATCGGCTGCGCGGCACTCGCCCGGCTGACGGCGCGGCGACTACCGGCCGGCCACCGCACCCGGCTCAGCCGTACCGGAAACCGCCTACGTCAGCTCGTCGCCCGGGTCACCGTGGCCGGACCGGCGACTGACCGGACGACCGGTCCTCAGCCCGCGGTCCTGATGAGCGGCGCGTCCCGGGAGAGCTGTCGGAACCCGACGCCGTAG
- a CDS encoding GNAT family N-acetyltransferase — MANVERVTAGDLQLMQGLAQRVTATRLELVNSEATFGELAWNWGKGHASEGASWRRRLWFSGEDLVAWGWAQLPRQVRRSDGSVKDITGAYLTYQVHPDHAGLVDEVINWYDGTAADIERRVVPSAADEFALRRWTAHGYVTDPASLGDTGFWTQLNERDLADVAQPVLPDGFRFRTADEAGPEAAVQAHLDAWAPSTYTAEGYQGVRRATGYRGDLHILVEAPDGTMAASTIMWFDEANRSVEFEPVGTHPDYRRRGLARAMLLHGMQMARAAGATHATVACLGAPGHVQARELYYGVGFRQLSRDAPLIRTAG, encoded by the coding sequence ATGGCGAACGTCGAGCGTGTGACAGCCGGGGACCTACAGCTCATGCAGGGGCTGGCGCAGCGGGTCACCGCCACCCGCCTGGAGTTGGTGAACAGCGAGGCGACCTTCGGCGAGCTGGCCTGGAACTGGGGCAAGGGGCACGCCAGCGAGGGCGCGAGCTGGCGACGCCGGTTGTGGTTCTCCGGCGAGGATCTGGTGGCGTGGGGCTGGGCCCAGCTTCCGCGCCAGGTGCGGCGCAGCGACGGGTCGGTGAAGGACATCACCGGCGCCTACCTGACGTATCAGGTCCATCCCGACCACGCCGGGCTGGTCGACGAGGTGATCAACTGGTACGACGGGACGGCGGCGGACATCGAGCGGCGGGTGGTGCCGAGCGCGGCCGACGAGTTCGCCCTGCGGCGCTGGACGGCGCACGGCTATGTGACCGACCCGGCCTCGCTCGGTGACACCGGGTTCTGGACCCAGCTCAACGAGCGGGACCTCGCTGACGTGGCGCAGCCGGTGCTGCCGGACGGATTCCGGTTCCGCACCGCCGACGAGGCCGGGCCGGAGGCCGCGGTCCAGGCCCATCTGGACGCCTGGGCTCCGTCGACGTACACGGCCGAGGGCTACCAGGGGGTCCGGCGGGCGACGGGGTATCGCGGCGACCTGCACATCCTGGTGGAGGCGCCGGACGGCACGATGGCCGCCTCGACGATCATGTGGTTCGACGAGGCGAACAGGTCCGTCGAGTTCGAGCCGGTCGGGACGCATCCGGACTACCGGCGTCGGGGGCTGGCACGGGCGATGCTGCTGCACGGGATGCAGATGGCGCGGGCGGCCGGGGCCACTCATGCGACGGTCGCCTGCCTGGGCGCGCCGGGCCATGTCCAGGCGCGCGAGCTGTACTACGGCGTCGGGTTCCGACAGCTCTCCCGGGACGCGCCGCTCATCAGGACCGCGGGCTGA
- a CDS encoding FG-GAP-like repeat-containing protein encodes MTVVIGRTRLTNSAGEVRAVSSIVRHPQYTRTWDATPDYDVALLKLSTPSAITPIRMAFTNNRNTWLPGSGVTTLGWGATTWVGDPLFGSPGGYPDVLQVRGLQVADDAAARGTYPTYRAETMLTAGVAGAGISGICFGDSGGPLIAYGQGTARLIGVTSFIKGKECGRAVTGSGFARVGEGPLSRWIIEQVPTLASDGWMSRSGDFNGDSKDDIVAFVRGAVVPGSPGNYSVWVALSNPSGTGPFGLPTQWASSFADTDQFPMVGDFNGDRRDDIVVFTRGTVRTANVALSTGTGFGPSRAWHTSFTPNDEIPAVGDVNGDGKDDVVAFPRGSSGDAWVALSNGAAFGAATFWGNGIAMGNEIPTLADVNGDGRADTVTFTRGGQGDVWVSLSTATRFGSPQRWHADFCFGSEIPAVGDFNGDRKADIVTFTRGGQADVFVALSNGSSFVGTAAVWNADFAAYNEIPGVGDFNGDGKDDIATFTRGDTADVYVSRSNGQRFTDVHLKWNDWMVAGGEVPAGGSTW; translated from the coding sequence ATCACCGTGGTCATCGGGCGGACCCGCCTCACCAACTCCGCCGGGGAGGTACGTGCGGTCAGCAGCATCGTCCGCCACCCCCAGTACACCCGCACCTGGGACGCCACCCCCGACTACGACGTCGCGCTGCTCAAGCTGTCGACGCCGTCGGCCATCACCCCGATCCGGATGGCGTTCACGAACAACCGCAACACCTGGCTTCCCGGCAGCGGCGTCACGACCCTCGGCTGGGGTGCGACCACCTGGGTGGGCGACCCGCTGTTCGGCTCACCCGGCGGCTACCCCGATGTCCTGCAGGTCCGCGGGCTCCAGGTCGCCGACGACGCGGCCGCTCGCGGTACCTATCCGACCTACCGCGCCGAGACGATGCTCACCGCCGGTGTGGCCGGGGCAGGCATCAGCGGCATCTGCTTCGGCGACTCCGGCGGGCCGCTGATCGCGTACGGGCAGGGAACCGCCAGGCTGATCGGGGTCACGAGCTTCATCAAGGGCAAGGAGTGCGGTCGGGCGGTCACCGGCAGCGGATTCGCCCGCGTCGGCGAGGGACCACTGTCCCGCTGGATCATCGAGCAGGTCCCCACGCTGGCCAGCGACGGCTGGATGAGCCGCAGCGGCGACTTCAACGGTGACAGCAAGGACGACATCGTCGCGTTCGTCCGGGGCGCGGTGGTCCCCGGCAGCCCCGGCAACTACTCGGTGTGGGTGGCGCTGAGCAACCCGTCCGGGACCGGGCCGTTCGGGCTGCCCACGCAATGGGCGTCGTCGTTCGCCGACACCGACCAGTTCCCGATGGTCGGGGACTTCAACGGCGATCGACGCGACGACATCGTCGTCTTCACCCGCGGCACCGTGCGCACCGCCAACGTCGCGCTGAGCACCGGAACCGGGTTCGGCCCTTCGCGGGCCTGGCACACCTCATTCACGCCGAACGACGAGATCCCGGCCGTCGGCGACGTCAACGGCGACGGCAAGGACGACGTCGTCGCCTTTCCCCGCGGCTCCTCGGGCGACGCCTGGGTGGCGCTGAGCAACGGCGCGGCGTTCGGCGCGGCGACGTTCTGGGGTAACGGCATCGCCATGGGCAACGAGATCCCGACGCTCGCCGACGTCAACGGCGACGGCCGCGCCGACACGGTCACCTTCACCCGCGGCGGCCAGGGTGACGTGTGGGTGTCGCTGAGCACCGCGACCCGGTTCGGGTCGCCGCAGCGCTGGCACGCCGACTTCTGCTTCGGCTCCGAGATCCCGGCCGTCGGCGACTTCAACGGCGACCGCAAGGCCGACATCGTCACCTTCACCCGGGGCGGCCAGGCCGACGTCTTCGTGGCGTTGAGCAACGGCTCGTCGTTCGTCGGCACCGCGGCGGTGTGGAACGCGGACTTCGCCGCCTACAACGAGATCCCGGGCGTCGGCGACTTCAACGGCGACGGCAAGGACGACATCGCCACCTTCACCCGGGGCGATACGGCCGACGTGTACGTCTCCCGCAGCAACGGCCAACGCTTCACCGATGTCCATCTGAAGTGGAACGACTGGATGGTCGCCGGGGGCGAGGTCCCCGCAGGCGGCAGCACCTGGTAA
- a CDS encoding sensor histidine kinase yields MQTTASRHRWIVAGLGGAGAYGIAAWTMAVSWSVRSPHWWEEVSPRTVGVVIIAAGLVLWVRLPRPHIGTLITLGGAVYYLQYLRAVDGWRFAVGFCLAYAWMAIAGHVLLSWPDGRLPGLVDRVYVVAAYVISIGTQTVRFVVDAPQPPWAPHLPQHTTAWGAIGSASGVVMGVAAVSLVLFRWSRASAARRLPSGRVWLGVGAVSSLKIAEAAATVLPGPDRLKIGLALAFPATVLALVPALSLIRWLRLRIGRLRVVGMMQELDADPGTPVGPATMESALRRTLGDPTLSVAYVRDDDTTIDTAGRYVDRPAPGPDRAVTEVHRRGRLVALIEHDVVLQEQRDVVAAAVVAAGLAIDNARLYAMTQAHLEHTLHSRLRLAQTAFDERQRIQRDLHDGAQQRFFAVLMRLDAARRLLAGPDKTAAVDAVTDAHRELTDALGALRDLIQGIYPAVLTDHGLAAAIEHLVDRIPLPVTVVVDPQRWTKYVEITAYFVVSEALTNVYRHAGATTAQVTIRDEAGALVVEVADDGRGGATVGRGSGLVGLHHRIVGVGGTFAVDSPPGCGTTVRAVFAHTGGGPA; encoded by the coding sequence ATGCAGACCACGGCGTCGCGCCACCGGTGGATCGTCGCCGGTCTCGGTGGGGCCGGCGCCTACGGCATCGCCGCCTGGACCATGGCCGTGTCGTGGTCGGTCCGCAGCCCGCATTGGTGGGAGGAGGTCTCGCCGCGCACGGTCGGGGTGGTGATCATCGCCGCGGGCCTGGTGCTCTGGGTCCGGCTGCCGAGGCCCCACATCGGGACTCTGATCACGCTCGGCGGTGCCGTGTACTACCTGCAGTACCTGCGGGCGGTTGACGGGTGGCGCTTCGCGGTCGGGTTCTGCCTGGCGTACGCCTGGATGGCGATCGCCGGGCACGTCCTGCTGAGCTGGCCGGACGGGCGGCTGCCCGGTCTGGTCGACCGGGTGTACGTGGTCGCGGCCTATGTCATCTCCATCGGCACGCAGACCGTCCGATTCGTCGTGGACGCCCCTCAGCCGCCGTGGGCGCCGCACCTGCCGCAGCACACCACCGCGTGGGGGGCCATCGGCAGCGCGTCCGGCGTAGTGATGGGCGTGGCGGCGGTCTCGCTGGTGCTGTTTCGCTGGTCACGGGCCAGCGCGGCGCGGCGGCTGCCCTCCGGGCGGGTGTGGCTCGGCGTCGGAGCGGTCAGCTCCCTGAAGATCGCTGAGGCCGCCGCCACGGTCCTGCCCGGCCCCGACCGGTTGAAGATCGGCCTGGCCCTGGCCTTCCCGGCCACCGTCCTGGCCCTGGTACCGGCCCTGAGCCTGATCCGATGGCTCCGGCTGCGCATCGGCCGGCTGCGTGTCGTCGGCATGATGCAGGAACTCGACGCCGACCCCGGGACCCCGGTCGGTCCGGCCACCATGGAGTCCGCCCTTCGCCGCACGCTCGGCGACCCGACACTGTCGGTCGCCTACGTCCGCGACGACGACACGACGATCGACACCGCTGGACGCTATGTCGACCGCCCGGCGCCGGGACCCGACCGCGCCGTCACCGAGGTGCACCGCCGGGGCCGGCTCGTCGCCCTCATCGAACACGACGTGGTGCTGCAAGAGCAGCGGGACGTGGTCGCCGCCGCCGTCGTCGCCGCCGGGCTCGCGATCGACAATGCCCGCCTGTACGCGATGACCCAGGCCCACCTCGAACACACCCTGCACTCCAGGCTGCGGCTCGCCCAGACCGCGTTCGACGAGCGTCAGCGGATCCAGCGCGACCTGCACGACGGCGCGCAGCAGCGCTTCTTCGCTGTCCTCATGCGGCTCGACGCCGCCCGCCGGCTACTCGCCGGGCCCGACAAGACCGCTGCCGTCGACGCGGTGACCGACGCCCATCGCGAGCTCACCGACGCGTTGGGCGCGCTACGCGACCTCATCCAGGGCATCTACCCGGCCGTTCTCACCGACCACGGGCTGGCCGCGGCCATCGAGCACCTGGTCGACCGGATCCCGCTGCCCGTCACCGTCGTCGTCGACCCGCAACGGTGGACCAAGTACGTGGAGATCACCGCGTACTTCGTCGTCAGCGAGGCGCTCACCAATGTGTACCGGCACGCCGGCGCGACAACGGCCCAGGTGACGATCCGCGACGAAGCCGGCGCGCTCGTCGTCGAGGTTGCCGACGACGGGCGCGGCGGCGCCACGGTCGGCAGGGGCAGCGGCCTCGTCGGCCTGCACCATCGAATCGTCGGCGTCGGTGGCACTTTTGCCGTCGACAGCCCACCCGGCTGCGGTACCACCGTCCGGGCCGTCTTCGCGCACACCGGGGGTGGACCGGCATGA
- a CDS encoding MMPL family transporter yields the protein MLDLLGRFAHQVRWWVIAGATVFLAAAGAWGANAFDDLAVGGFTYAASESSRAAEVERERLGRNDADVVVLFGSDRWTVEEPAYRTAAQQVLDQLPADRVEGVTDYWRASEPALVSADRRETFAVVQIAGATENERLTNYLAVKDTLDSPELDVTVGGPLALVDDVNTQSKADLTRAEAMALPILFLLLVLIFRNVLAALLPVLVGVLAIVGSMAGLRLLAQFTDVSIFAVNVVTLLGLGLAVDYSLFMVSRFREEIGAGHPVPQAVRRTMVTAGRTIVVSAVTVALALASLAVFPQVFLRSIAVGGVTAVLLAGFFSLTVMAAMLALLGTRLRERRRRPAATDPDSGAWARIARTVMRRPVLVGGAVIAVLVVLGLPFLRISYGWLDTRVLPASAASRQVQDTLEQSFPDSVTRPIDAIVTLAGPATEPAGRQEIAAYLERVAALPGVRHADVTGLAGDTARITVRFDAEPISAEGRELVDAVRALEPPPAGTVLVGGDAAGFADLMDMLAERLPWMALLVVVTTFLLLFFSFGSLVLPVKAILMNVLSLTAAFGAVVWIFQDGHLDGLLRFTSTGNIDVVQPILIFAVAFGLSMDYEVFLLSRIREHYDLIGDNTEAVAVGLQRSGRIITSAALLLVVVIVSFATSSVLVVKIIGIGLAIAVVVDATIVRALLMPATMRLLGRFNWWVPGPLRPLYNRWGIRAD from the coding sequence TTGGCCGGTTTGCGCACCAGGTGCGTTGGTGGGTGATCGCCGGTGCCACGGTCTTCCTGGCCGCGGCCGGCGCATGGGGAGCCAACGCCTTCGACGACCTGGCCGTCGGCGGCTTCACCTACGCGGCGAGCGAGAGTTCGCGGGCCGCGGAGGTCGAACGGGAGCGGCTCGGCCGCAACGACGCGGACGTCGTGGTGCTCTTCGGCAGCGACCGTTGGACGGTCGAGGAGCCCGCGTACCGTACCGCGGCCCAGCAGGTCCTCGACCAGCTTCCGGCGGACCGGGTCGAAGGCGTGACCGACTACTGGCGAGCCAGCGAGCCCGCCCTGGTCAGCGCCGATCGCCGGGAGACGTTCGCAGTGGTGCAGATTGCCGGCGCCACCGAGAACGAGCGACTCACGAACTACCTGGCCGTCAAGGACACCCTGGACAGCCCGGAACTCGACGTCACGGTCGGCGGGCCGTTGGCGCTGGTCGACGACGTCAACACCCAGAGCAAGGCGGACCTGACCCGCGCCGAGGCGATGGCCCTGCCGATCCTCTTCCTGCTGCTGGTCCTCATCTTCCGTAACGTGCTGGCGGCGCTGCTTCCGGTGCTGGTCGGGGTGCTGGCGATCGTGGGCTCGATGGCCGGCCTCCGGCTGCTGGCGCAGTTCACCGACGTCTCGATTTTCGCGGTCAACGTGGTCACGCTGCTCGGACTCGGCCTGGCCGTCGACTACAGCCTGTTCATGGTCAGCCGGTTCCGGGAAGAGATCGGCGCAGGGCACCCGGTGCCGCAGGCGGTACGGCGGACCATGGTCACCGCCGGCCGGACGATCGTCGTCTCCGCGGTCACCGTCGCGCTCGCGTTGGCCAGCCTGGCCGTGTTCCCGCAGGTGTTCCTACGGTCCATCGCCGTCGGTGGGGTCACGGCGGTGCTGTTGGCCGGGTTCTTCTCGTTGACCGTGATGGCGGCGATGCTCGCCCTGCTCGGTACGCGCCTACGCGAGCGCCGCCGCAGGCCGGCGGCCACCGATCCGGACTCCGGCGCGTGGGCGCGGATCGCGCGGACCGTGATGCGTCGACCCGTGCTGGTCGGAGGCGCGGTGATCGCCGTGCTCGTGGTTCTCGGTCTGCCGTTCCTACGCATCTCCTACGGCTGGCTGGACACCCGGGTGCTACCCGCCTCGGCGGCGAGCCGGCAGGTGCAGGACACCCTCGAGCAGTCGTTCCCGGACAGCGTCACCCGGCCGATCGACGCCATCGTGACGCTGGCCGGTCCGGCGACCGAGCCCGCCGGCCGGCAGGAGATCGCCGCCTACCTGGAGCGGGTGGCGGCGCTGCCCGGCGTCCGGCACGCGGACGTCACCGGCCTGGCCGGTGACACCGCCCGGATCACCGTACGGTTCGACGCGGAACCGATCTCCGCTGAGGGACGGGAACTGGTCGACGCCGTGCGCGCCCTCGAACCACCCCCCGCCGGCACGGTACTGGTCGGTGGTGACGCCGCCGGCTTCGCCGACCTGATGGACATGCTCGCGGAGCGGCTGCCGTGGATGGCGCTGCTGGTCGTGGTCACCACCTTCCTGCTGCTGTTCTTCTCCTTCGGCTCACTGGTGCTGCCGGTCAAGGCGATCCTGATGAACGTGCTGAGCCTGACCGCGGCGTTCGGCGCGGTGGTGTGGATCTTCCAGGACGGCCATCTGGACGGGCTTCTCCGGTTCACCTCCACCGGCAACATCGACGTGGTGCAACCCATCCTGATCTTCGCGGTCGCCTTCGGGCTGTCGATGGACTACGAGGTGTTCCTGCTCTCGCGCATCCGTGAGCACTACGATCTGATCGGTGACAACACCGAGGCGGTCGCGGTCGGACTGCAACGCTCCGGTCGGATCATCACCAGCGCGGCCCTGCTGCTGGTGGTGGTGATCGTGTCGTTCGCGACGTCGAGCGTACTGGTCGTGAAGATCATCGGTATCGGACTGGCCATCGCCGTCGTCGTGGACGCCACCATCGTGCGGGCCCTGTTGATGCCAGCCACCATGCGGCTGCTCGGCCGGTTCAACTGGTGGGTGCCGGGACCCCTGCGGCCGCTCTACAACCGGTGGGGAATCCGCGCGGACTGA